The Blautia luti nucleotide sequence TTCCGTCATTCTCAATCCCGGGACAGGCTGCTGCTTCCAGGCTGCCCTCCAGCACACGCAGGACTTCACCGACTGAGATCTCATCTGCCGGCTTGCCAAGCTGGTAACCGCCGTAAGCACCTCTGCTGCTCTTTACCAGCCCTGCTTTCTTAAGCATGGCCATAAGCTGTTCGAGGTAGCTTGTGGAAATATCCTGTCTCTCCGCAATGCTCTGTAAAGACACTGCTTCATTCTCGCTGTGTAACCCCAGATCGATCAGTGCTTTCAAACCATAGCGTGCTCTTGTTGACAGCTTCATTTTCTCACCTCGTTCTAATTCCCAGTGTTTCCCTCGGATTTCATGACTACTTTATCAGAAAGATGCAGTTCTGTCAAGGCTGTTTTATGCATATATTGGCAAAAAGGTTAAGGTCTAAATCAAGGTCTCAAGATTATGTCCAAAAAGCTCTTTATCAAAGGAACTCTGCTGCTTACCTTTGCAGGTCTGGCAAGCAGGCTCATAGGTTTCTTTTACAGAATATTCCTTTCTCA carries:
- a CDS encoding RrF2 family transcriptional regulator, which codes for MKLSTRARYGLKALIDLGLHSENEAVSLQSIAERQDISTSYLEQLMAMLKKAGLVKSSRGAYGGYQLGKPADEISVGEVLRVLEGSLEAAACPGIENDGTCHGSDVCVAKLVWKRINDSITNAVDTLMLGQLIEESRRVHEEKQQV